A DNA window from Labrys wisconsinensis contains the following coding sequences:
- a CDS encoding LacI family DNA-binding transcriptional regulator, translating into MSGRASAQSRPARVTIRDVARVAGVSIGTVSAVINRAGLVAPETLRHVQRCIAELGFEPNDAARSLKHGRVSSIGFIAPDLGNPFFAAIAEGVHQALFEADVLLVLCLTWADAEREAYYAKVLRGQRLSGVIYLSGSGFPSPALQQLAQRGPVVFVDERLPGIEAPFVQAANRTGARALARHVLEMGHRDLAIVGGPPRLSTGEQRLAGYREAIAGAGLDPDAVRMVAGDYTEASGHAAARALLAGRPRPTAILCANDLMAMGVIRHCREAGLRIPEDVSLTGFDDIPSAEGLDPPLTTVAQPARAMGRAAAQLLLHRIGVLAEPPGETEFPTVPRLRRSVAPPGRG; encoded by the coding sequence ATGAGCGGCCGCGCCTCGGCCCAGTCCCGCCCGGCCCGCGTCACCATCCGCGACGTGGCGCGGGTCGCCGGCGTGTCGATCGGCACGGTGAGCGCGGTCATCAACAGGGCCGGCCTGGTGGCGCCGGAGACGCTGCGGCATGTGCAGCGCTGCATCGCCGAGCTCGGCTTCGAGCCGAACGATGCCGCCCGCAGCCTCAAGCACGGGCGCGTCTCCTCGATCGGCTTCATCGCGCCCGACCTCGGCAACCCCTTCTTCGCCGCCATCGCCGAGGGCGTGCACCAGGCGCTGTTCGAGGCCGACGTGCTGCTGGTGCTGTGCCTGACCTGGGCCGACGCCGAGCGCGAGGCCTACTACGCCAAGGTGCTGCGCGGCCAGCGCCTCAGCGGGGTGATCTATCTCTCCGGCTCCGGCTTCCCCAGCCCGGCGCTGCAGCAGCTGGCCCAGCGCGGGCCGGTGGTGTTCGTCGACGAGCGCCTGCCGGGCATCGAGGCGCCCTTCGTCCAGGCCGCCAACCGGACCGGGGCGCGGGCGCTGGCCCGCCACGTCCTGGAGATGGGCCATCGCGACCTCGCCATCGTCGGCGGCCCGCCGAGGCTGTCGACCGGCGAGCAGCGCCTCGCCGGCTATCGCGAGGCCATCGCCGGCGCCGGGCTCGACCCGGACGCGGTGCGCATGGTCGCCGGCGACTATACCGAGGCCTCCGGCCATGCCGCGGCGCGCGCCCTGCTGGCGGGCCGGCCGCGCCCGACCGCGATCCTGTGCGCCAACGACCTCATGGCGATGGGGGTGATCCGCCATTGCCGCGAGGCCGGCCTGCGCATCCCCGAGGATGTCAGCCTCACCGGCTTCGACGACATCCCGTCCGCCGAGGGCCTCGACCCGCCGCTGACCACCGTGGCCCAGCCCGCCCGCGCCATGGGCCGGGCGGCGGCGCAGCTGCTGCTGCACCGCATCGGCGTCCTGGCCGAGCCGCCCGGCGAGACCGAATTCCCCACCGTCCCGCGCCTGCGCCGCTCGGTGGCGCCGCCGGGGCGGGGATAG
- a CDS encoding glutamine amidotransferase, whose translation MEKKQVLLVGETWVSAATHYKGFDQFGSVTFHSGAEPLIAALKDSDFALTHMPAHEAVEALPFTLEGLARYDAVILSDVGANSLLLHPDVWLHGKPVPNRLKLLREWTAAGGGLVMIGGYLSFQGIDGRARWRGTPVEQALPVACLPTDDRIEIPEGFAAEILQPTHPILAGLDGPWPLLLGANEVTLKDGPGVEVLARLPAEEGGHPLLVTGHHGKGRTLAWTSDIGPHWLPPPFVAWHGYARLWRNVLGWVTGG comes from the coding sequence GTGGAGAAGAAACAGGTGCTGCTGGTCGGGGAGACCTGGGTCAGCGCCGCGACGCATTACAAGGGCTTCGACCAGTTCGGCTCCGTCACCTTCCATTCCGGCGCCGAGCCGCTGATCGCGGCCCTGAAGGACAGCGACTTCGCGCTGACCCACATGCCGGCGCACGAGGCGGTGGAGGCCCTGCCCTTCACGCTGGAGGGGCTGGCGCGCTACGACGCCGTCATCCTCTCCGATGTCGGCGCCAATTCGCTGCTGCTGCACCCCGATGTCTGGCTGCACGGCAAGCCGGTGCCCAACCGGCTGAAGCTCCTGCGCGAATGGACCGCGGCCGGCGGCGGCCTCGTCATGATCGGTGGCTATTTGAGCTTCCAAGGCATCGACGGCCGGGCGCGCTGGCGCGGCACGCCGGTGGAGCAGGCGCTGCCGGTCGCCTGCCTGCCCACTGACGACCGCATCGAGATCCCCGAGGGCTTCGCCGCCGAGATCCTGCAGCCCACGCACCCGATCCTCGCCGGCCTCGACGGCCCCTGGCCGCTGCTGCTCGGCGCCAACGAGGTGACGCTCAAGGACGGCCCCGGCGTCGAGGTGCTGGCCCGCCTGCCCGCCGAGGAGGGCGGCCACCCCCTGCTCGTCACCGGCCACCACGGCAAGGGCCGCACCCTGGCCTGGACCTCCGACATCGGCCCCCACTGGCTGCCGCCGCCGTTCGTCGCCTGGCACGGGTATGCCAGGCTGTGGCGCAACGTGCTGGGGTGGGTGACGGGGGGATAG
- a CDS encoding M20/M25/M40 family metallo-hydrolase, translating into MLDGLGILNRGRLFTPKTTHPLMDLPNQIITTQIKAGEHPSSMAGKAKIIINVQSLPHEKDEFGLGGHVKREVEAHVAAICQAAPYLRAHPARMEWILDADCAEVSPDHPFVAAFQGAVATAGLSPTLSGFGAHSDMGLPTGLGQTPTVNFGPGDPAQSHQPNEKVSVRDLVDCTKAIALAIEGWCG; encoded by the coding sequence ATGCTCGACGGCCTTGGTATCCTCAACAGAGGCCGGCTGTTCACCCCCAAGACGACCCATCCGCTGATGGACCTGCCGAACCAGATCATCACGACCCAGATCAAGGCCGGCGAGCACCCTTCCTCCATGGCCGGCAAGGCCAAGATCATCATCAACGTGCAGTCCCTACCGCACGAGAAGGACGAATTCGGCCTCGGCGGCCACGTCAAGCGCGAGGTCGAGGCCCATGTCGCGGCCATCTGCCAGGCCGCCCCCTATCTCAGGGCCCACCCCGCCCGGATGGAATGGATCCTCGACGCCGACTGCGCCGAGGTGTCGCCGGACCACCCCTTCGTCGCCGCGTTCCAGGGGGCGGTGGCGACCGCGGGGTTGTCGCCAACGCTGTCAGGCTTCGGCGCCCATAGCGACATGGGCCTGCCGACCGGGCTGGGGCAGACGCCGACGGTGAATTTCGGGCCGGGCGACCCGGCGCAGTCACACCAGCCGAACGAGAAGGTGTCGGTGCGGGACCTGGTGGATTGCACAAAGGCGATCGCGCTGGCGATCGAGGGGTGGTGTGGGTGA
- a CDS encoding AbiU2 domain-containing protein: MNKKKSSKKRSIISKSYAVSRIDKMLPLIVENVRISIQLESMLETGNEVIGEIRGGEANGPHWYGAHCYNTVINSVILNFALSLAKLFDPGTKRIHPNKRDVASIPLLLRLMKQKRCQAALVARSRQWTSEMGSIVQHHEAIAQREIDEALAAYAKLTRAHSGRAAAATLKTFRDKKLAHSLIDPALKSLPRFEQLFFLLNTAMEIIAHVRLAVTGQNWQPEGFRKEARRQGKAFWSPAIKAVIEAERQFVRVRLE; encoded by the coding sequence ATGAACAAGAAAAAATCGTCGAAAAAACGGTCGATAATTAGTAAGAGTTATGCGGTGAGTCGCATCGACAAAATGCTTCCTTTGATTGTTGAAAATGTTCGAATCAGCATTCAATTAGAATCTATGTTGGAGACTGGGAATGAGGTCATAGGTGAAATTCGAGGTGGTGAGGCGAATGGTCCGCACTGGTATGGAGCTCATTGCTATAATACCGTTATCAATAGCGTAATTCTCAATTTTGCATTGAGTTTAGCAAAATTATTTGATCCTGGAACAAAGAGAATACATCCAAATAAACGTGATGTTGCCTCGATTCCATTACTCCTGCGGCTGATGAAGCAGAAAAGATGCCAGGCAGCGTTAGTTGCACGTTCACGCCAATGGACCTCAGAGATGGGAAGCATTGTGCAGCATCATGAAGCGATAGCTCAGCGAGAGATCGATGAGGCCCTGGCCGCCTACGCTAAGCTAACAAGGGCCCATAGCGGACGCGCCGCAGCAGCGACACTGAAGACCTTCCGGGATAAGAAATTAGCCCACAGTTTAATAGATCCTGCTCTCAAATCTCTTCCTCGATTTGAGCAACTCTTTTTTCTCCTGAACACGGCGATGGAAATAATTGCTCATGTGAGGCTCGCCGTTACGGGGCAGAATTGGCAACCAGAGGGTTTCCGGAAGGAGGCTCGACGCCAAGGGAAAGCTTTCTGGAGTCCCGCGATCAAGGCTGTCATCGAAGCTGAGAGGCAATTCGTGCGAGTGAGACTGGAGTAA
- a CDS encoding AAA family ATPase, protein MIKFPVFKRLRVENYGLYPGIAGQSGLDIAFERGPTLIAGVNGLGKSTLIAIMLRSLTGPFDLPRPAQDGDLGEVEPEAVPLNPRPLFAPRVADKAENATATIEVDIGGHSLIIQRRLSDLSIQKLSVDSDTGIGTDEGLFQAKITDLMGAASFFDTLLILRYVVFFLEDRRALVWGRTAQRELLRALFVSSGSATELSRVRYEMLSADSAYRNLRNVLNRRIKENDQEIARLTTVTGVRTELSVLETTLDATRVEEDELNRLIAQKETIRQEARLRSANAALERDSAVRELERIKVHALSQKFSALDDNSIYVLARLASEDHCLACETRRAGLGAQVTARLMANECVVCGTQRHPGDDDAPIDLSAERILDLQERIRASEVEIESNDRNIKRSEELRRQSLEALIDLAHRKAQTTEMVRRLRSQLPSTDRSADDLDERNRELRRLIEDERLSYERHRSAFEVALGESQSQVTRSQNKVATAFARYAGEFLKERCKIAFQPVNVRIGQSGGEFEVGLFQLSISGGALGGETPRTEPDQVSMSQREFLDLAFRMALMTVASGDGPSTLVVDTPEASLDFLFAERAGNQLARFAREGGTVGNRVVVTSNLANPELIPALLKGRPDGQSARSRVVDLIKIAAANAAVREDGARYEIFLEDRIRQAEA, encoded by the coding sequence TTGATCAAGTTTCCCGTGTTCAAGCGACTAAGGGTAGAGAATTACGGCTTATACCCTGGCATCGCAGGTCAGAGCGGCCTCGACATTGCGTTCGAAAGAGGGCCGACCCTGATCGCCGGTGTTAACGGCCTCGGAAAGAGCACGTTGATCGCAATCATGCTCCGTAGCCTCACGGGACCATTTGACTTACCGCGACCCGCGCAGGATGGGGATCTTGGTGAGGTAGAGCCGGAAGCGGTTCCACTTAACCCGCGACCGCTGTTCGCGCCGCGCGTCGCGGACAAGGCAGAGAATGCTACGGCGACAATTGAAGTCGATATCGGCGGCCATTCTCTCATCATCCAAAGGCGGCTCTCAGACCTCTCGATTCAGAAGTTGAGCGTAGATTCAGATACCGGTATAGGCACTGACGAAGGGCTATTTCAGGCCAAGATTACGGATTTGATGGGGGCAGCAAGCTTTTTCGATACTCTTCTCATTCTGCGCTATGTCGTATTTTTTCTTGAGGATCGGCGAGCGCTCGTGTGGGGTCGGACGGCGCAACGAGAACTTCTACGCGCCCTATTCGTTTCGTCCGGCAGTGCGACTGAGCTTTCCCGCGTCCGTTATGAAATGCTGTCCGCGGACAGCGCTTACCGAAACCTGCGAAATGTATTGAACCGACGCATCAAAGAGAATGATCAGGAGATCGCACGGCTCACTACGGTAACGGGTGTTCGCACCGAGTTGTCCGTGCTAGAGACTACACTTGATGCTACGCGCGTCGAAGAGGACGAACTCAATCGCTTGATCGCCCAGAAAGAAACGATACGACAGGAGGCGCGTTTGCGATCTGCAAATGCGGCTCTTGAACGCGACAGCGCCGTCAGAGAACTGGAGCGGATCAAAGTTCACGCGCTGAGCCAAAAATTCAGTGCACTTGACGATAACTCGATATACGTACTCGCGCGCTTGGCTAGTGAGGATCATTGCCTCGCGTGCGAAACGCGGCGCGCAGGCCTCGGCGCACAGGTAACCGCGCGTCTCATGGCGAACGAGTGTGTTGTCTGCGGAACGCAGCGTCACCCCGGTGACGACGACGCTCCGATCGACCTTTCTGCCGAGCGAATCCTTGATCTTCAGGAGCGCATTCGCGCCAGTGAGGTGGAAATTGAGTCCAACGACCGGAATATCAAGCGCTCCGAAGAGCTTCGGCGCCAATCGCTTGAGGCACTGATTGATTTGGCGCATCGCAAAGCCCAGACAACAGAAATGGTGCGCCGCCTGCGCTCGCAGCTCCCAAGCACCGACCGATCTGCGGATGATCTGGACGAGCGAAATCGCGAGTTAAGACGTTTAATTGAAGACGAGCGGCTTTCGTATGAGCGGCATCGATCGGCATTCGAGGTGGCGCTCGGTGAAAGTCAGAGCCAGGTCACAAGATCGCAAAACAAGGTAGCTACCGCCTTCGCCCGCTACGCCGGCGAGTTTCTCAAGGAGCGCTGCAAAATCGCATTTCAGCCAGTCAATGTCCGGATTGGACAATCCGGAGGTGAGTTCGAGGTCGGCCTGTTTCAGCTCTCCATCTCCGGAGGCGCCCTGGGCGGGGAGACGCCCCGAACCGAACCTGATCAGGTGTCTATGTCGCAGCGCGAGTTTCTCGATCTCGCTTTCCGCATGGCCCTAATGACCGTGGCGTCCGGTGACGGACCATCCACATTGGTCGTGGACACCCCGGAAGCGTCGCTCGATTTCTTGTTCGCCGAGCGGGCCGGCAATCAACTCGCTCGCTTCGCCCGCGAAGGTGGGACGGTTGGTAACAGAGTAGTTGTAACATCAAACCTCGCCAATCCAGAGCTGATTCCCGCACTACTCAAGGGGCGACCAGATGGCCAATCGGCCCGATCGCGAGTTGTAGATCTCATTAAAATTGCGGCAGCCAACGCAGCGGTACGTGAGGACGGTGCCCGCTACGAGATCTTTCTGGAGGATCGTATCCGGCAGGCAGAAGCATGA
- a CDS encoding TetR/AcrR family transcriptional regulator has translation MRYGPAHKQEAHSRILSAAGRGFRRLGYGGIGVDGLAKEAGVTSGAFYGHFPSKAEAFRAAAVAGLVELREGIKHLRATQGEAWLAAFAEFYMSVRRTCDLGESCALQSLSPEVARADQETKAAYEAEMVRVADAVAEGLGGGTLEARRGRAWAILAMLSGGVTLARSAVDAGLAEAIAGGVKGAVLALAGGTHG, from the coding sequence ATGCGATACGGCCCGGCCCACAAGCAGGAAGCGCACAGCCGAATCCTCTCCGCGGCGGGGCGGGGCTTCCGGCGCCTGGGCTATGGCGGCATCGGCGTCGACGGCCTGGCCAAGGAGGCCGGCGTCACCTCGGGCGCCTTCTACGGCCATTTCCCCTCCAAGGCCGAGGCCTTCCGCGCCGCCGCGGTCGCCGGCCTCGTCGAGCTGCGCGAGGGCATCAAGCACCTGCGCGCCACGCAGGGCGAGGCCTGGCTGGCGGCCTTCGCCGAGTTCTACATGAGCGTCCGCCGCACCTGCGACCTCGGCGAGAGCTGCGCCCTGCAGAGCCTCAGCCCCGAGGTGGCGCGCGCCGATCAGGAGACCAAGGCGGCGTACGAGGCGGAGATGGTGCGGGTGGCGGATGCTGTGGCGGAGGGGCTGGGCGGTGGGACGTTGGAGGCGCGGCGTGGGAGGGCGTGGGCGATCCTGGCGATGCTGTCGGGGGGCGTGACGCTGGCGCGGTCGGCGGTGGATGCGGGGCTGGCGGAGGCGATTGCTGGGGGGGTGAAGGGGGCGGTGCTGGCGTTGGCGGGGGGCACCCACGGATAG
- a CDS encoding 4-oxalocrotonate tautomerase — protein MPLTLTLTEGVLPAGQETLAYRRLAEAMLRWHGLADNALMAANVVGSLHVLERGRSFVGQDEAPIAFVEWKVPSFAFADRAVQQGYFEEATGIIHDMSGGRQPRERIFINVVHAVDGAWNFGGRAMTNAEIAAEVARAGAAAA, from the coding sequence ATGCCCCTCACCCTCACGCTGACCGAGGGCGTCCTGCCCGCGGGCCAGGAGACGCTCGCCTACAGGCGCCTGGCCGAGGCCATGCTGCGCTGGCACGGCCTTGCCGATAACGCGCTGATGGCGGCCAATGTCGTCGGCTCGCTGCATGTGCTGGAGCGCGGCCGCAGCTTCGTCGGCCAGGACGAGGCGCCGATCGCCTTCGTCGAGTGGAAGGTGCCGTCCTTCGCCTTTGCGGACCGGGCGGTGCAGCAGGGCTATTTCGAGGAGGCGACCGGCATCATCCACGACATGTCCGGCGGGCGGCAGCCGCGGGAGCGGATCTTCATCAATGTCGTCCACGCGGTGGACGGCGCCTGGAATTTCGGCGGCAGGGCGATGACGAACGCGGAGATAGCCGCCGAGGTCGCCCGGGCCGGCGCGGCAGCGGCGTGA
- a CDS encoding VOC family protein, with the protein MRLANCLFFATGCEAALAFYAGCGLGVVAELRRHGEDGRPLANEAMRGKVLHARFEGPGVVFFASDNDDAEPMRGSAHLLMVRERERTERLFAALAEGGRVTTPLGVQPWSGCYGKVTDRFGVQWMVTGRGRAGGGWAEGRDLWRHGRACPVHPRERDISPYPA; encoded by the coding sequence GTGCGGCTCGCCAACTGCCTGTTCTTCGCCACGGGTTGCGAGGCGGCGCTGGCGTTCTATGCCGGGTGCGGGCTGGGCGTGGTGGCCGAGCTCCGGCGGCATGGCGAGGACGGCCGGCCGCTCGCGAACGAGGCGATGCGCGGCAAGGTGCTGCATGCGCGGTTCGAGGGGCCGGGGGTGGTGTTCTTCGCCTCCGACAATGACGATGCCGAGCCGATGCGGGGCTCGGCGCATCTCCTGATGGTGCGGGAGAGGGAGCGGACGGAGCGGCTGTTCGCGGCGCTGGCGGAGGGCGGGCGGGTGACGACGCCGCTGGGGGTGCAGCCGTGGAGCGGGTGCTATGGCAAGGTGACGGACCGGTTCGGGGTGCAGTGGATGGTAACTGGGAGGGGTAGGGCGGGGGGCGGCTGGGCTGAAGGGCGCGACCTCTGGCGTCATGGACGGGCTTGTCCCGTCCATCCACGCGAACGCGACATCAGTCCATATCCGGCATGA
- a CDS encoding ATP-binding cassette domain-containing protein: MAEAPLLEIREVSRRFAPALLAVDGVSLTLGRGETVGIVGESGSGKSTLGRMVVGLDRPTGGRILMHGQDLAAGRGKPRRAQMVFQDPYSSLNPRMNVGRQVGESLRALGQSRAEIAETVADLFAKVGLRPAQASLYPHEFSGGQRQRIAIARALAPSPELVVADEPVSALDVSVQAQILNLMIDIQREAGLAYLFIAHDIAVVAHISHRVVVMYRGRVVERGLTHEVVGDARHPYTRALLEAVPRFGRRRHLGGEAPQAVPPPGPGEMRAVSETHAYWAAG; encoded by the coding sequence ATGGCTGAGGCGCCGCTGCTCGAGATCCGCGAGGTGTCGCGGCGCTTCGCCCCGGCGCTGCTGGCGGTCGACGGCGTCTCCCTCACCCTGGGGCGCGGCGAGACCGTCGGCATCGTCGGCGAGAGCGGCTCGGGCAAGTCGACCCTCGGCCGCATGGTCGTCGGCCTGGACCGACCGACCGGCGGCCGCATCCTGATGCACGGCCAGGACCTCGCCGCCGGCCGCGGCAAGCCCCGGCGGGCGCAGATGGTGTTCCAGGACCCCTATTCCTCGCTGAACCCGCGCATGAATGTCGGCCGGCAGGTCGGCGAGTCCCTGCGCGCCCTCGGCCAGTCCCGCGCCGAGATCGCCGAGACCGTCGCCGACCTCTTCGCCAAGGTGGGCCTGCGGCCGGCGCAGGCGAGCCTCTATCCCCACGAATTCTCCGGCGGCCAGCGCCAGCGCATCGCCATCGCCCGCGCCCTGGCCCCGAGCCCCGAGCTCGTCGTCGCCGACGAGCCGGTCTCGGCCCTCGACGTCTCGGTGCAGGCGCAGATCCTCAACCTGATGATCGACATCCAGCGCGAGGCGGGCCTGGCCTACCTCTTCATCGCCCACGACATCGCCGTGGTGGCGCATATCAGCCACCGCGTGGTGGTGATGTATCGCGGCCGCGTGGTCGAGCGCGGGCTGACGCATGAGGTGGTGGGGGACGCGCGGCATCCCTACACCAGGGCGCTGCTGGAAGCGGTGCCCCGGTTCGGCCGGCGGCGGCATCTGGGGGGTGAGGCGCCGCAGGCGGTTCCGCCGCCGGGGCCGGGCGAGATGCGCGCGGTGTCGGAGACGCACGCCTATTGGGCGGCGGGGTGA
- a CDS encoding ABC transporter ATP-binding protein: MSQPLLSVRDLDVEIETDTGPALAVAGVGFDLHPGEMLALVGESGCGKSMTALALMQLLPRPPARVTRGTIRIEGVDALALDARGLEDLRGRRIGMIFQEPMTSLNPVLTIERQMTEGLVRHFGLSAREARARAEAALADVRIVDPADVMRRHPHQLSGGMRQRVMIAAAIALEPAVLIADEPTTALDVTVQAQVLDLLAGLRDRGSAVLMITHDLGVVAETADRVAVMYAGRIVETADVAVVLGNPAHPYAQGLLASHLTPRAEPRAPGSFPPPLPVIPGTVPPLGRRPGGCAFRDRCPRAIPRCAEAPPLVEVGPGHAAACWRPFHG, encoded by the coding sequence ATGAGCCAGCCACTCCTCTCCGTCCGCGACCTCGATGTCGAGATCGAGACCGACACCGGCCCGGCGCTGGCCGTCGCCGGCGTCGGCTTCGACCTCCATCCCGGCGAGATGCTGGCCCTGGTCGGCGAATCCGGCTGCGGCAAGAGTATGACGGCGCTCGCCTTGATGCAGCTGTTGCCCCGGCCGCCGGCCCGGGTGACGCGCGGCACGATCCGCATCGAAGGCGTCGATGCGCTCGCCCTCGACGCCCGCGGCCTCGAAGACCTGCGCGGCCGGCGCATCGGCATGATCTTCCAGGAGCCGATGACCTCGCTCAACCCGGTGCTGACCATCGAGCGGCAGATGACCGAGGGCCTGGTGCGCCATTTCGGCCTGTCGGCGCGCGAAGCCCGGGCCCGGGCCGAGGCGGCGCTGGCCGATGTCCGCATCGTCGACCCCGCCGACGTCATGCGCCGCCACCCGCACCAGCTCTCCGGCGGCATGCGCCAGCGGGTGATGATCGCCGCCGCCATCGCCCTGGAGCCCGCCGTGCTGATCGCCGACGAGCCGACCACGGCGCTCGACGTCACCGTCCAGGCCCAGGTGCTCGACCTCCTCGCCGGCCTGCGCGACCGCGGCTCGGCCGTCCTCATGATCACCCACGACCTCGGCGTGGTGGCCGAGACCGCCGACCGGGTGGCGGTGATGTATGCCGGCCGCATCGTCGAGACCGCTGACGTGGCGGTGGTGCTCGGCAACCCGGCCCACCCCTATGCCCAGGGCCTGCTGGCCTCGCATCTCACCCCGCGGGCCGAGCCCCGCGCGCCCGGCAGCTTCCCGCCGCCGCTGCCGGTCATCCCGGGCACGGTGCCGCCGCTCGGCCGGCGCCCCGGCGGCTGCGCCTTCCGCGACCGCTGCCCGCGCGCGATTCCCCGCTGCGCCGAGGCGCCGCCGCTGGTCGAGGTCGGCCCCGGCCATGCCGCCGCCTGCTGGAGGCCGTTCCATGGCTGA
- a CDS encoding ABC transporter permease — protein MSEAPAILPARRRRRPGWPVLLGAALLALVVAAALLAPVIAPFDPARMAAGPRLAPPSAAHWFGTDEFGRDLLSRVLHGARLSTGIGLVAVVLGLTTGGTAGLLAAFGARWVQAGVLRVVDVLYSFPDTLIALALVAFLGPGLGNATLAIAISLVPFYARVAYGLAIVERNKPYIEAARLGGVGPGRILAVHVLPNIAQTLVVMGTLGFSSAILSAAGLSFLGLGVQPPAPEWGAILASGRNYIAKAPWILVFPGLAICLTVLSFNLLGDSIRDLLDPRQRGRR, from the coding sequence ATGAGCGAGGCGCCCGCGATCCTCCCCGCGCGGCGGCGCCGGCGTCCCGGCTGGCCGGTGCTGCTCGGCGCGGCGCTGCTGGCCCTGGTGGTCGCCGCCGCGCTGCTGGCGCCCGTCATCGCCCCGTTCGACCCCGCGCGCATGGCCGCCGGCCCGCGCCTCGCCCCGCCCTCGGCCGCCCACTGGTTCGGCACCGACGAGTTCGGCCGCGACCTCCTCAGCCGCGTGCTGCACGGCGCCCGCCTCTCCACCGGCATCGGCCTCGTCGCCGTCGTGCTCGGCCTCACCACCGGCGGCACGGCCGGGCTGCTCGCCGCCTTCGGCGCGCGCTGGGTGCAGGCCGGGGTGCTGCGCGTCGTCGACGTGCTCTATTCCTTCCCCGACACGCTGATCGCCCTGGCGCTGGTCGCCTTCCTCGGGCCGGGCCTCGGCAATGCCACGCTCGCCATCGCCATCAGCCTGGTGCCGTTCTATGCCCGCGTCGCCTATGGCCTGGCCATCGTCGAGCGCAACAAGCCCTATATCGAGGCGGCGCGTCTCGGCGGCGTCGGCCCCGGCCGGATCCTCGCGGTGCACGTGCTGCCGAACATTGCGCAGACCCTTGTTGTCATGGGCACGCTCGGCTTCTCCTCCGCCATCCTCTCGGCCGCCGGCCTGTCCTTCCTCGGCCTCGGCGTGCAGCCGCCGGCGCCGGAATGGGGCGCGATCCTGGCCAGCGGCCGCAACTACATCGCCAAGGCGCCGTGGATCCTGGTGTTCCCGGGCCTGGCCATCTGCCTCACCGTCCTCTCCTTCAACCTGCTCGGCGACAGCATCCGCGACCTGCTCGACCCGCGCCAGCGCGGCCGGCGCTAG
- a CDS encoding ABC transporter permease, whose amino-acid sequence MLLLIGKRAAAGFATVLAIIVLSGLLVHLVPGDPVTAMMAESADATPELMAAMRARLGLDLPVWQQVGLYLLNALQGDFGVTIRGGEPVLGLLLARLPNTFLLAASGLAVALLIGMPLGFVAALNRGRATDRAVMLIAVLGVSVPSFWLGLILLQVFSLHLAWLPVAGSGWLNLILPALTLGLTYSALVARMTRSTLVDILAEDYIRTARARGLRARQVLLVHALRPALISIVTVVGLVFAYLMGGQVVIENVFSWNGIGRLAVQAMLQRDYPMIQGFIIVFAVSVVVVSMALDILYGVLDPRTRAR is encoded by the coding sequence ATGCTCCTCCTGATCGGAAAGCGCGCAGCGGCCGGCTTTGCCACCGTTCTCGCCATCATCGTCCTCTCGGGCCTGCTCGTGCACCTCGTGCCCGGCGACCCCGTCACGGCGATGATGGCGGAATCGGCCGATGCCACCCCCGAGCTGATGGCGGCGATGCGGGCGCGGCTCGGGCTCGACCTGCCGGTGTGGCAGCAGGTCGGGCTCTACCTCCTGAACGCCCTGCAGGGCGATTTCGGCGTCACCATCCGTGGCGGCGAGCCGGTGCTCGGGCTGCTGCTCGCCCGCCTGCCCAACACCTTCCTGCTCGCGGCCTCGGGCCTCGCCGTCGCGCTCCTCATCGGCATGCCGCTCGGTTTCGTCGCGGCGCTGAACCGCGGGCGGGCGACCGACCGGGCGGTGATGCTGATCGCGGTGCTCGGCGTCTCCGTCCCGAGCTTCTGGCTCGGCCTGATCCTGCTGCAGGTGTTCTCGCTGCATCTGGCCTGGCTGCCGGTGGCGGGCTCGGGCTGGCTCAACCTGATCCTGCCGGCCCTGACCCTCGGCCTCACCTATTCCGCCCTGGTGGCGCGGATGACGCGCTCGACCCTGGTCGACATCCTGGCCGAGGACTATATCCGCACGGCCCGGGCCCGGGGCCTCAGGGCGCGCCAGGTGCTGCTCGTGCATGCGCTGCGCCCGGCCCTGATCAGCATCGTCACCGTGGTCGGCCTGGTCTTCGCCTATCTCATGGGCGGGCAGGTGGTGATCGAGAACGTCTTCAGTTGGAACGGCATCGGGCGTCTCGCGGTGCAGGCGATGCTGCAGCGCGACTATCCCATGATCCAGGGCTTCATCATCGTCTTCGCCGTCTCGGTCGTTGTCGTCTCGATGGCGCTCGACATCCTCTACGGCGTGCTCGACCCGCGCACGAGGGCGCGATGA